GACGCAGCGCGCGTGCGGCACATTGCGATGGATGGCGCCGTGCAGGCCCCACGCCGTCGGGTCGGGCGCATTTGGGCCGGACAGCGTGTCGGGGTCGTTGGCATCGATCTCGATCAGGTCGCTCGCCTTGATGCGCGAGAAATGCACCTGGTTGGGATTCATCAGGAACTTTGTGCCGCCTTCATTGACCGCCAGCGAGAAATGGTTGGCCACCGCTTCGTGCATGTTGAGCCGCGCCGTCCAGCGAAAGGCACAGGCGAGATCGACGCGCTCCTCGTAAAAGGGCAGGTTGGTCAGCGTTTCCCTTGGCAGGCGGGCAATGCTCATGAAAAATCCTCCAGTTTTCGCAAGAATGCCGCGCTCCGCTGGTGCCCGCAACCGCTTTCGTTTGGTGCAGACCACGCTGCAGTGCTCGCGGTAGCGCTCGCCCTCAGCCCGCCATGCTCGACGATGAAGTCGATGACTTCCTGCAGGCCCTTGCCGCGCGACAGGTCGGTGAAGCCGAACGGCCGCTTGCCGCGCATGCGGGCGGCGTCGCTTTCCATGACATCGAGGTTGACGTTCACATAGGGCGCCAGGTCGCTCTTGTTGATGATCAGGAAATCGGAGCGGGTTATCGCCGGCCCGCCCTTGCGCGGGATTTCTTCACCCTGGCAGACCGAGATGACATAGAGCGTGAGATCGGCAAGGTCAGGCGAGAAGGTGGCGGCAAGGTTATCGCCGCCGGATTCGATGAAGATGATGTCGAGGTTCGGGAATTTGCGGTTCAGCTCGGCGATCGCCTGCAAATTGATCGAAGCGTCCTCGCGAATGGCGGTATGCGGACACCCGCCGGTCTCGACGCCGACGATGCGGTCCTCCGGCAGCGCCTGCAGCCGGGCCAGCATCATGGCGTCTTCCCTGGTGTAGATATCGTTGGTGACGACGGCGATGGAAAATTCGTCGCGCAGCGCCTTGCACAGTTTTTCGGTGAGCGTCGTCTTGCCGGAGCCGACCGGGCCGCCAATGCCGATGCGAAGAGGACCGTTGGGCTGGGTCATGTCGGGAACTCCATGATGGCAAGGGCTGCGAAGCCGAGCCCGATCAACACGCACAGCGGCGAATAGTAGCGGACGTCGAGCCGCGCGAAAGGTTGCTCGGGCGCCAGCCGCCGCCACCACGGCGTGAAGCCGGCAATACCGCGCCCCAGGAACACCAGCCCGATGAGCAGCGACGTGGCGGCTAGGCCCTCGCGGGGAAAGGGCGAGGCAAAGAAGCCGATGAGCGCCAGCGGCCAGAGCGTTGCCAGGCAAAGGCACGCCGCGACGGCGAAACTGGCGAAAGGCGTCGGCATTTCATCGACGCCGCGAAACCCGACCACCGCGCGGGCGCAGCTCGCAGCGTCCTTGCCCGGCCAGATGCCGCCGATGCCCCAATAGACGTGCAGCGCTGTGATCAGCAGCAGGACGAATGAGAGGATGAAGGCAAGCAGGATCATGAGCGGAACAGTCGCGAATACTGGGTTTCGTGCCTCATCGCCATGATTTCGGAGACGAAGGCGCAGCCGCCGAGATCATCCAAAGTCGAGCGGGAAGCACGGGCGGCGGTTGCCAGGGCCAGCGGCTCGAAGCCGGCCAGCAGCAAGGTGGCCTCGCTCTGGCCGATGGTGCCGAGGCGGATGGCCGCCTGGACGAGGTTGGAGAAGAAGGCTTGCAGGAAAGCGGACAGCGCGTCCTGCAGCCCTATGCCATGGCCGCCGGCCACGGCGCCGACGGCGACGCAATAGGCGCAATCGGCCGGCAAGCGCTCCAGCACCGGGGCGGGCCAGGCGACCGCGGCCTTCAGGAAGGCGGCGCCTTGCAGCGTGGTCTCCGCGTGACGTTCCCGCGAGCCGGCGAGCGCCTCGGCCAGCGCCGCGACGTCGTCGAGATCGCCGGCTGTGCGGGCGCGCCCCCAGCTCTCGGCGAACAGCACGGCATCGTTCCAGCCGGAGCCCATCTCGACCAGCGTCTCCAGCCATTGGGCGAGGCTCCCGGCATCGGCAATCAGCCCATCATGCATCGCCCGCTCCAGGCCGTGGCTATAGGCAAAGCCGCCGACCGGAAAGGCTGGCGACAGCCACGCCATCAGCCG
The genomic region above belongs to Mesorhizobium sp. B4-1-4 and contains:
- a CDS encoding urease accessory protein UreF, with the protein product MTDQPSNIALLRLMAWLSPAFPVGGFAYSHGLERAMHDGLIADAGSLAQWLETLVEMGSGWNDAVLFAESWGRARTAGDLDDVAALAEALAGSRERHAETTLQGAAFLKAAVAWPAPVLERLPADCAYCVAVGAVAGGHGIGLQDALSAFLQAFFSNLVQAAIRLGTIGQSEATLLLAGFEPLALATAARASRSTLDDLGGCAFVSEIMAMRHETQYSRLFRS
- a CDS encoding DUF3995 domain-containing protein, yielding MILLAFILSFVLLLITALHVYWGIGGIWPGKDAASCARAVVGFRGVDEMPTPFASFAVAACLCLATLWPLALIGFFASPFPREGLAATSLLIGLVFLGRGIAGFTPWWRRLAPEQPFARLDVRYYSPLCVLIGLGFAALAIMEFPT